The Megalobrama amblycephala isolate DHTTF-2021 linkage group LG16, ASM1881202v1, whole genome shotgun sequence genome includes the window AACGAATAACTTTAGAAATACTCACAAAATGTATCTTCCACCCTCCACTGAGGCCACCACTCCATCAACACCACCACACACTCAACGCAATATTCATATTGGCGTTTTGGTTTCCTCAGATGTTCAGAACTCACTATCACTTCCAGCTTCAATCCAAAAGTCCATCCCACAATCTTGGATTTATCAGTACTTGACGACGAAACCATTTCTTACTTCATAAAGCAAAGCAAGACAGATCAAATGGGAAAAGGCCATTTCATCTACTTTTCAAACTTCCATCACCAATCCAACCATACCAATCCCTCTTAGCATATCTTCATTTTAGAAGCTCAAACTCCCATCTGACCCACTTTTGAGATGACTCCAATCGCCCCGTCACATGTCTCTGGTTCCAAAGTCCATTTTGCTCCAATCTGATATCTCAGCAGAACATTTCTCCAGCCATTCATTTTGTATAGGTGCtgcaaccacagctgcccaaAAAGGCTTTCCCAGCAGCAGATCCAAGCACTTGGGCGCTGATTATCGAAGGCTTTCAGAAGTTACATTCGATCAAATCGCTCCAACATCAAAGAAGCTCAACAAACTCTCATCAGCTCAATTCTTTAACTTGTTCCCATAAACCCAAACCTACAGGCTAACCTTATCCACTTAACATCACCAATCCACTTATAGTGGAAACATTTCCATTCTAACTGCTGCAGCAGCTTCCACCCATGTGCTCCCACACGAACCAACTTCACTATTCAACTGCCGCAACAGCAATACTACCTTAAGCTTCCAGAGAAGATCTGCTTTTCCATCCAAATTGTCTCTGCCTCAGCAACGCTTTTCCCTCCACTTCCACAGAAGTGCcttttctccactgccgcagcagtgatgttccTCTACGCTCCAGCGGAAACTCAGTTTCAAAAAtgttctccactgccgcagcagtgatgttccCTCTGCTCCCACAGGAGCTCAGCTTCTTTGgaaatttctccactgccgcagctgTGAATGATGTTCCTTCACGCTCCCACAGGAGCTCAAGAATTGGAATCAATAAGCAGAATTGGAATCACTAAAATTCAAATGATACCCAATCTTAATGATCATCACTCATCATGTCACcattttcatcatcatcatcatcatttcattcatcatcatcatcttcatctacTTTAACACCCAACATCATCACTAGCATTATGACCATCATtactgccactgagccaaataatgagaaagaatcAAGTTGCATATCatagctatgcagatgacacccagatttacctagccctatcacctaacaaATACAGctccattgactccctgtgccaatgcattgatgaaattaaaaattggatgtgccaaAACTGCCTTTAGTTAAACagagacaaaactgaagtcattgcgaGATGTATGATATTCTATCATGTAAGCAAAGTCAACAGTGATTACAAGGTGTCTGGTTTCATATCTTTGACATGTTCTATGCATAGGCTGTGCGTAGCCATGATTTAGCTCGTAGTCAAACCGGCTATTTGTAGCCCACCTTTAGTCAATCctgatttattgtagtttttggacaggaagtgcATGGTTGATATGATGGTtgactgagccatcagatttcaacaaaaatatcttaatttgtgttccgaagattaacgaaggtcttacgggtgtggaacagcatgagggtgggtaataaattacattattttcatttttgggtgaactaatcctttaagtggatgtaaacaggtgggtaataactggatatgtgtcagtatattacgtccatgcattcagcagcccaattaaatacctgtctgtcattaatgttaatcaaacaacaaaagatgttaaataaatgtattcatgttaaataaacctactgtatctgaaaaaatagattttttttaaaatttactattgtttttgtaatttgcttctttgttcttttacatcacctaaaaaaataacttataaaatttctcatattagccTATGCTAATATTGCTCTCCCCTTGCCCACATACCAGCTTATACCATGTAGGcctagtcttgatttgggtggtcactCTGCATTTGAAACTTTGAAAggactcaaaatcaagtaatttaagcatgccaaagtcaactttaatcatataaaatgtaatttcccaacagcaaaattgtggccagtgaaaatgctgaatggctagtaactttggaaaaccactagccaatGTGGCTGGTGAGCAAGCACACTGGCTACTAAAaaagcaggaaccaatcatctgtgtcctATAAATAATTATGTGATTAAGAGCAGTTGATTTGAGGTCCTATTAGCCTGCCcatttagagtttcatgacagaactttatatttttcatttcgacagtagtgtgtggacgtcaaaaaatgtacaaaaaaaatgacgTCATTttgatggggtttttttttttctacaatagtgtgtggacgtcaaattgatgtaaaaaaattgAAGTAAATTTTATGggtttttttcaacatcaattggacatcagtgtgtggacgtcaaattgacgtaaaaaaattatgttttttcgacatcaatttgatgtttttttcgacatcaattggacatcagtgtgtggacgtcaaacaGATGTCAAGCTTTTGACGTCCGATCAGCTCCCGACAGATATGGGGGTATGGGACGCCAGAAGGGCCAGACAGCCATTGATCTTTGTTCTCAATCAGAAAAggtgtatttttgtttttatttacatttgtatttttgatttgaagtttgctgaataaaggttctgtcatgacaactttcTGAGtatttggcatggtaatgggtatgacaatgttgatatgttttgTCTTGGCGGAATacatctgctacgctgctgctgcttttattgctgctgctgttgattattgctgctgctgctgcagagcaagtacaggatttgctactgccaatacatacatgacatgctgctgtgagcaagtaagacatgctgctgctgtacaatataacatacatgaattacccgtagcagatctatacaggtggagctggggaaggtggaggatttctgaaagcacgctgcactgctaaggcaaatgctactcatgtatttgaagactgagcatgcaagctcattggctactaatacagcaggaaccaatcatctgtgtcctatagataatgatgtgattatgagcagttgagttaaggacctattagcctgtgcatttagagtttcatgacagaacttatttttctttaattgcattgtttttgtgtcaatttgatgtcaatttgatgtttttttccgacatcaattggacatcagtgtgtggacatcaCATTGATGTCAAAACatttacgtcaatttgatgggatttttttttttggacatcaattggacatcagtgtgtggacatcaaattgacgtcaaaaaatttAAGTCAATTCAATTGACgttaatttgatgttttttcaacatcaattggacatcagtgtgtggatgtcaaattgacgtcaatttgatgtttttttttttcgacatcaattggacatcagtatGTGAACGTCAGattgacataaaaaaattgacttcaatttgatatattttttgtacAGAGGTATAAAGAGTAattgaaaaccatacttgagtaaaagtactgataccttacattgaaaatgactccactacaagttacaagtaaccaattccaatacgacttgagtaaaagtcttaaagtatctgattttaacagtacttaagtattttactcatgctgaatgtaggctcagagatccactagtcctcaacacctgagagacatggtagtgaaaataagaaacaattgaattgtaagatgagaaatcaagtttattttctaaaatctaaataaaactgaacagcTCAATGTTGCTATAAATCAAGGTTGACACAACGACCTTttaaacgtctacaaactctcaagtctcagttaagctcaGGTGCACAAAAAGGCCATAAGTAACCCaataagtaaaccaatatccttcaaaacaGTGTTGTCAATATagcggataaataaaacaatgttaggtaaaattaaatagtatactgtatgtgctggtttgagcctcatcaccagctacagtcatttcctcatctaataaatcaaacacctgcgatcagaaactacctgctaatgcactcacattcaagtaaagtagccttgttgacaagttttggGGGAGTGAAGGtaaaatgcacaagatatagtaccttcaatgcacttagatggcgatatcgcttccttatatcagaaacaaactgctgcagaaaaagttaggtgccatgaaaaatgtaatttgtaattgcattactcgtcacaaatgtagtggagtaaaaagtacatatacttgctcaaaaatgtagtcaagtagagagtaaaagttgccaatatctttgatactcagtacaactacaaagtagccaaaaagatacttaagtacagtaactaattacatttactcaagtactttacacctctgtttttttaacatcaattggacatcagtgaaTGGATGATTTGCAGTTTTCTGTATAAAAGTTCTGTCATAACCaacagggacgtgcacaggaattttgaggggcagttgctctgacctaaaaaaagggcactcccTACCAACCCCCAGGACTGAGAATAACCGtggtataagcggaataattgactccgcttCGAGTCGTGATCGAATCaccacctcaggtgtgcattatttttctaataattcaacggcccatcgtcaattattccttacttgaatcacagcttaaatagtgttttgacatcgacaacccaagtgcattttaaaatatttttataccactttttaatgtgtgattgtgtaaaggttttcacgagatacctacctttcgcgaacttgcttccaacactcgttctcatggaggcgcggtgtgcgcgcgcgagtatgtgagagagacgcgtgagtgagacgcagctgaacgtttgctctatgaaagacattgacaaagacgaaaactaaggacatttaatctataattttatttcattttagttcgttttgccaaacacacattacagttttggttagttatcgtttttttgtaatgcctcgtttttatttttatttcagttaacgacgatgttttttcccacctagttttcgttttttcgttcgttttcgttaacgattataaccttactcacctttccgacaacgttaagtcgtctcacccgacaaccgcgacaatctccttctagtgccgctcatgcaggctcagctcagagcgctgcagccacgtaaacagagtttgcccttcccctactgacttttactttcggacgggtgcccgaatatggaagtgaatgaggcttatCAAGGCCTAcatgaaattctgcatccattgtacgatttttttatatttttttccacctcggaagggcaacgtgagtcgagaagggcatatgggcagttgcccgggcaacctgagcaacccccctgtgcacgtccctgataaccactctctgagtgtttggcatggtaatgggtatgacaatgttgatatgtttggtcttggggGAATACATCTGCTAcgatattgctgctgctgttgattattgctgctgctgcaaagCAAGTACAGgatttgctactgccaatacatacatgacacactgctgtgagcgAGTAAGACTGTAAgactgctgtacaatatagtagggatgtccagatccgatcacgtgatcggaaatcgggcccgatcatgtggtttcagactcgatcggaatcggacgttacctcccgatcaggactcggatatatatgtatatatattctcgTTATTTTTAACTCATGTATAGTGATGCGGTGGCACAGagttaggcctgtttcacactgcatgcaAGCGGCGCGTGAGTAAGCGCATATTTTTTAAGCGTGCATGTCaaccaacggatgcattcacacaggcagcaggagcagctcgtaaagcgtcaggcaggagcgtcgcgtaagcagcagtgccgcgatcgtctcggcaccgagtctatccctgtgtctcaatcagctccctagctccctaggtcgtgaatcagtatataatgaaagtgaatgtggctgataccctgatcagtgccctgactactgaactagggagctgattgagacacacgctaCGCTGCTGACgcgtaattaaagtgaaagcgcacttttgatggacaaaataaatataatttcacacaaaaagtgttcaaaatgcacacaatacgcatgtctaatgtgttttaacaagaatttgagtatttgagaaaattaagaatcaaaaataataatagaagatttacccatttaaacttgttttttattattcagtttgggttaaagtatggtgtattataaaaaactaaagtaaactagccagaaaatatgatatatataaacattattttagttattacacagactgcagcatacccaaatcaaaccaaatatatttgtttttatattagccttttttatatttactgttgcactaaagtgaagtgaagtgaacaatttatgttatttattacttgattgttcaagctacctcacagaagtgctctgtttgtaattaaataaaaaataaggaacgtcctggatctgttttttttcgctcttctttattcttttttttgatgtattatagaagtatcggatcgggactcggtatcggcagatactcaaaatcaaatgactcggactcggactcgagggcaaaaaaacctgatcgggacatccctacaatatagcatacatgaattacccatagcagatctatacaggtggagctggggaaggtggagggtttctgaaagcgtgctgcactgctaaggcaaatgctactcATGTATTTGAAGACTGAACATGCAAGCTCAATGGCTACAGCaagaaccaatcatctgtgtcctaaagataatgatgtgattacaaGCAGTTGAATTAAGGACCTTATTAGCCTGCGcatttagagtttcatgacagagctttgtatttttctttcattgcattgtttttgtttcgttATTTTTGTGGTCAAAAGAATATCAGTGTGTGAATGTCAAATggacatcattttttttttgatgttaaatatatttgatgtttgatgtcataattttttgatgttaaatatatgttaaagatattttttttcaacatcaattggacatcagtgtgtggatgtcaaattgacataaaattgacgtcaatttgatgtttttttttcaacatcgattggacatcagtgtgtggacatcaaattgatgtaaaaaaattgatgtcaatttgatgtttttattcaaCATCAGTTggacaatttgatgtttttttccccaacactgattggacatcaatttttttatgtcaatttaatggggttttttcgacatcaattggacatcagtgaaTGGATATCAaaaatgtccaaaagcatttttGGAAATctacttaccccacctttaaagtAACTTGTACACCCTAACAGTTTTGTATTATTAGAATGGCAATGGCTAAATGCATTGCATATTTTACTGGGCAGATGTATATTTCcctgcatattttttttattgtaaaggaCAAGGTGGTTAATTAGCAAGTTGTTTATTATATGTGACAACATAGTGGATGCCATTAATGAAATCTCTCCAGGTCTTATGacataggcctactaaaatTCCCAAAAAGACCAATAAATAACACACGTGTTACTGTTAGCGTAGTGAATAATGCTTTCatactggcagtttagtttgAAACATGGGCACGATTCACATGAAAAATTGGTAATGTGAAAGCTGTCATGCGGACCCATACAATAGAAGCAAGAGTCATTCACTCTGCTGCACATAATAGCACCAaattaaaagacaaaataagTATGTCTGTATTCACTgcactcataaaagagtaggcaaaaagtatgTGGATGACCAACTACTTccagtgagattctgaagtgtgcatatccATCCATGGAGGCAAGTTAGCGATGGAAGGGCATAAAAAAGTAGCACAATAAACACAGCCTAAATAGAACGCCCTAAGACCTTGATCACTTGGAGTCTGCTACCCCAGATTTAGGAAGGTTTGCGGGCGTATGTCTAAAAGTGGAATTAAATGTAGCCCAGGGTTCGACAGAATCAAGTGAGTGCAAAACTAGACCAATGCTGTGGGGGTGCCAGGAACAAACACACTCGGATTCAGACTGCAGTAAACATGCCCTGTGTGAAAGCCCCCTTAAAGTACTACGAACAAGTGTTAAATATTGCACCATGCTTTCATGGCTGCCAGTATGTCTCATCAGTTCAACATCACTacatattttcctttttggaaTCAATAAACCCCCTTTTCTATTCAAGAAAACATGCTAGTCGCCAGGATGCCATGAattcaaaattgacaaaatttgatcaaaattatttttattttaatgcaagtTACTGCAACATTTctgatgggtttttttttttttcagtactgGAATTAATTAGTATATGAAtgatatgcatgtgtgtgtgtgtcaaatcTATGTAAGAATCTGTGCTATAACATTTCCAGCTTGTGACAATTATCATGCATGTTCACATCATTTGTCTTTAGGGGATATAATGTGGATGAGGTCAGTAGGATGACTGTCTATATAAGACAAACGAGTTTCAACTTGATCTTGTAGTTGACATGATACTGTAGTGTCTTCTTTTTGAGAGATATTAATCAAGGGTGCATGAGGTGAGTGACATACTGACAAATGTTTTAaggcttatttttttatttcataaaggGTCAGTTTGGGGATTTAGTGAAATGAATGTCAAAGTACTACTTTTCTCTTATTTTCCACAGATTCCAGAGTCATAATGGAGAACTTATCCATCGTAGTTAGTTTTGAGCTAACCCTGGATCCATTTTACATCCCTCCAGGAGCAAAATATCCCATATTTCTTTTGGGCCTCTTCATCTACATGTTCATTGCCTTTTGTAATTTGACCCTGTTGCTCCTCATCATTATGACACAAAGTCTCCATAAGCCAATTTACTTCATTATGTTCAGTCTTCCTCTGAATGATTTTGTTGGAATCACTTCCATGCTTCCCAAGGTTCTCTCTGACATTGTTATGGAAACCAATAATACATACTACCCCCTCTGTGTGCTCCAAGGGTTTTCTGATCCACATGTATGGGGGTGGTGTTTTGTTCATCCTGGCTGCCATGGCTTTTGATCGCTATATTGCCATTTGCATGCCTCTGCGATACAATGCTCTCATGACACCAAGGTTTGTGATGGGAATTGTTTCTATTGTATGGGGCCTTGatctttttttcattgttttgctGTTTTCCTTACAGAGCAAGTATTCAAGATGTAGATCTATCattctgaatgtgttttgtgaCAATCCCTCTCTGCTTAAGCTGACATGTGACAATACCTCAGTTAGTAACATCATAGGCTTGTTCACCACAGCCATGATGCAGATTATTAGTGTTTGCATTCAAGTATTTTCCTATGTGAAGATTTTGATTGCCTGCTTGGCCACGAGTAGGTCTGATGCCAAGAGAAAGGCCATCAACACCTGTGTTTCTCAACTGGCCATTTTCATCATATATGAGGTTGTTGGAACTTTCACCATCTTGTCACACAGGTTCAAAAACATAAACGCAGACATGCAAAAGATTATGGGGATGCTCATTTTTCTAGTGTCTCCACTTCTGAATCCAATAGTTTATGGATTGAACAGTCATGAATTACGAAATAATCTGCTAAAACTCATACGCAGAAAAATctctaaaatgtaaaatatctgtaaaatgtatttttgtcacTTATGCCAAGAAGTCCAATAAAACTCTTTAAATATTAGTGTTATTAGTGCAGAATAATAAAAGTGTAGCGGGGTGTAACAACAATATGACTTTAGGCATTTTTAATCACAAGAAAATGCACATAgcctaaattacatttaatctGCTAAATACACTTCATTTTTCAGGTTGATAGTTTGACATTTGCTAAtcttatataaacaaaatttcaTCTGGACTTCATTAAACTTGTATTTCATTGAAGAAAATATcattaatgaaaaatgtattacacTTTTGGGGGCCTCAGAGATTGGAGGTATAAAACAATGGTATAAAACATGAATTTTCACATGATTCTGATGTACACATTGATACGTTCTACAAACTGTTTATTTTGattactttgtgtgtgtgtgtgtgtgcatgcaccATT containing:
- the or71aq2 gene encoding LOW QUALITY PROTEIN: odorant receptor 116-2 (The sequence of the model RefSeq protein was modified relative to this genomic sequence to represent the inferred CDS: deleted 1 base in 1 codon), with the protein product MENLSIVVSFELTLDPFYIPPGAKYPIFLLGLFIYMFIAFCNLTLLLLIIMTQSLHKPIYFIMFSLPLNDFVGITSMLPKVLSDIVMETNNTYYPLCVLQGFLIHMYGGGVLFILAAMAFDRYIAICMPLRYNALMTPRFVMGIVSIVWGLDLFFIVLLFSLQSKYSRCRSIILNVFCDNPSLLKLTCDNTSVSNIIGLFTTAMMQIISVCIQVFSYVKILIACLATSRSDAKRKAINTCVSQLAIFIIYEVVGTFTILSHRFKNINADMQKIMGMLIFLVSPLLNPIVYGLNSHELRNNLLKLIRRKISKM